One Mercurialis annua linkage group LG3, ddMerAnnu1.2, whole genome shotgun sequence DNA window includes the following coding sequences:
- the LOC126674340 gene encoding LOW QUALITY PROTEIN: leucine-rich repeat protein 1-like (The sequence of the model RefSeq protein was modified relative to this genomic sequence to represent the inferred CDS: deleted 1 base in 1 codon), which produces MASRITVCLKIALAIATVDCNSEVDVLNAWKNVLTDPNNVLSSWDPTLVNPCTWFHVTCNSNNSVTRLDLGNAGLAGPLIPQLGQLANLQYLEISGNSFTGFIPSEIGNLTKLISLGLDHNYLSGAIPSSFTNLGSLRIVRLNSNNLSGILPMTFITSLVETGNLIILNVSDNYFSGTVRANNPKEFAVTTIVQDPKAPPK; this is translated from the exons ATGGCATCAAGAATTACAGTTTGTCTG AAAATTGCTCTTGCCATAGCCACCGTGGACTGCAATTCTGAAG TGGATGTTCTTAACGCCTGGAAAAATGTTCTGACCGACCCGAATAATGTTCTTTCAAGCTGGGATCCGACTCTTGTCAATCCATGTACTTGGTTTCATGTCACCTGCAACTCCAATAACAGTGTAACAAGACT GGACCTTGGCAATGCTGGATTAGCAGGACCCCTTATCCCTCAGCTTGGACAACTCGCCAATCTTCAATACTT GGAGATATCTGGCAATAGTTTTACTGGATTTATCCCATCAGAAATTGGGAATTTAACAAAGCTAATCAGCTTGGGTTTAGACCATAATTATCTGTCTGGGGCCATTCCATCATCTTTTACTAACTTGGGGTCTTTGCGGATTGT AAGATTGAACAGTAACAATCTAAGCGGCATATTACCCATGACTTTTATTACTAGCCTTGTTGAAACAGGCAATTTGATCATATT gAATGTATCGGATAATTATTTTAGTGGAACTGTTAGAGCCAATAATCCAAAAG AATTTGCTGTTACAACTATTGTACAAGATCCTAAAGCTCCTCCAAAGTGA